One genomic region from Streptomyces sp. NBC_00582 encodes:
- a CDS encoding thioesterase II family protein has translation MSAFPADDGLWCRRFAPAPEAAHRLVCFPHAGGSASYYSPVATALSPRVDVVAVQYPGRQDRRHEPLIDDIGTLADQVHQVLRAWDDRPLTFFGHSMGALVAFEVARRFEREGSGPVRLFASGRRAPSRHRDENVHRRDDDGIIAEVKSMSGTDDRLLEDEELIRMILPALRGDYRAVETYRCAPDATVDCPVTALVGDSDPKTSLDEAQDWEKHTTADFELRVMPGGHFYLNSRAADVLKILDEHVTSHTALQDT, from the coding sequence GTGAGTGCCTTCCCCGCAGACGACGGCCTGTGGTGCCGACGGTTCGCCCCGGCTCCCGAGGCCGCCCACCGCCTGGTCTGCTTCCCCCACGCCGGCGGCTCGGCCAGCTACTACAGCCCCGTGGCCACCGCGCTCAGCCCGCGCGTCGATGTCGTCGCCGTGCAGTACCCGGGCCGTCAGGACCGGCGCCACGAGCCGCTGATCGACGACATCGGCACCCTGGCGGACCAGGTCCACCAGGTGCTGCGCGCCTGGGACGACCGCCCGCTGACCTTCTTCGGTCACAGCATGGGAGCCCTCGTCGCCTTCGAGGTCGCCCGGCGGTTCGAGCGGGAGGGAAGCGGCCCGGTACGGCTGTTCGCCTCGGGCCGGCGCGCTCCGTCCCGCCACCGCGACGAGAACGTCCACCGCCGCGACGACGACGGCATCATCGCCGAAGTCAAGTCCATGAGCGGCACCGACGACCGGCTGCTGGAGGACGAGGAACTGATCCGCATGATCCTTCCGGCGCTCCGGGGCGACTACCGGGCCGTGGAGACCTACCGGTGTGCTCCCGACGCGACGGTGGACTGCCCGGTCACCGCGCTCGTCGGCGACAGCGACCCCAAGACATCTCTCGACGAGGCCCAGGACTGGGAGAAGCACACCACCGCGGACTTCGAGCTGCGCGTCATGCCGGGCGGCCACTTCTACCTCAACAGCCGAGCCGCGGACGTGCTGAAGATCCTCGACGAGCACGTCACCTCACACACCGCGCTCCAGGACACCTGA